One window from the genome of Pelodictyon luteolum DSM 273 encodes:
- the rplJ gene encoding 50S ribosomal protein L10, which yields MKRDKKEQVVSEVSEKLRRSQGIYLTEFQGLSVARMAELRNEFRKAGVEYRVVKNTLIKKALSDMEGADKLAPALKSTTAVAFGYDDPIAPARVITKFSKTNEALKFKMAAIDGVVFGSDKLPALSEMLTKTENIGRAAGVINNVVASVPMVVNAVMRNLVSVIDQVGKQKQ from the coding sequence ATGAAGCGAGATAAGAAAGAACAGGTGGTCAGCGAAGTTTCCGAGAAGCTCCGTCGTTCACAGGGCATATATCTGACCGAGTTCCAGGGTCTCAGTGTGGCCCGGATGGCAGAACTCCGCAATGAGTTCCGCAAGGCCGGCGTGGAGTACCGGGTGGTCAAGAACACCCTGATCAAGAAGGCGCTCAGCGACATGGAAGGTGCCGACAAGCTGGCTCCTGCCCTGAAGAGCACTACTGCAGTGGCCTTCGGTTACGACGATCCCATCGCCCCTGCAAGGGTGATTACCAAGTTCAGTAAAACCAATGAGGCCCTGAAGTTCAAGATGGCCGCCATCGACGGTGTTGTGTTCGGTTCGGACAAGCTTCCTGCACTGTCGGAGATGCTGACAAAAACCGAGAACATCGGTCGCGCAGCAGGTGTCATCAACAACGTGGTCGCTTCCGTTCCGATGGTTGTCAATGCGGTGATGAGAAACCTCGTCTCTGTCATCGACCAGGTCGGAAAACAGAAGCAGTAA
- the rplL gene encoding 50S ribosomal protein L7/L12 has translation MSIETLVEEIGKLTLTEASELVKSLEEKFGVSAAPAVVAGVAAAAPAAAAAEEQTEFDVVLTAAGESKINVIKVVRAITGLGLKEAKDMVDGAPKTVKEAVSKDEAEKLMKELKDAGASVELK, from the coding sequence ATGTCCATCGAAACACTTGTAGAGGAAATTGGTAAACTTACCCTTACCGAAGCATCTGAGCTTGTCAAATCGCTTGAAGAGAAGTTCGGCGTCAGCGCAGCTCCCGCAGTCGTCGCCGGCGTAGCCGCTGCCGCACCTGCAGCAGCCGCAGCAGAAGAGCAGACCGAGTTCGACGTGGTCCTGACCGCCGCCGGCGAGAGCAAGATCAACGTCATCAAGGTTGTGCGTGCCATCACCGGCCTGGGTCTGAAAGAGGCCAAGGACATGGTTGACGGTGCTCCGAAGACCGTCAAGGAAGCCGTCTCCAAGGACGAGGCCGAGAAGCTCATGAAGGAGCTCAAGGACGCAGGCGCATCTGTAGAGCTGAAGTGA
- the rpoB gene encoding DNA-directed RNA polymerase subunit beta: MADATSTPSIDFSKIQSVIEAPDLLKVQLDSFHNFIQDSVPLAKRREQGLEKVLRSAFPITDTRGLYLLEYISYSFDKPKYTVEDCIERGLTYDVSLKVKLKLSYKDEADETDWKETIQQEVYLGRIPYMTERGTFIVNGAERVVVAQLHRSPGVVFSEAVHPNGKKMYSAKIVPTRGSWIEFQTDINNQIFVYIDQKKNFLVTALLRAIGFTRDEDILGLFDLVEEVPMKAAKRERLVGQYLASDIVDMQTGEVVSARTAITEEVFEQIQAAGYKSVKIMKSFNGSDKGQDKSIVINTILNDSSATEEEALEIVYEELRANEAPDIDAARSFLERTFFNQKKYDLGEVGRYRIGKKLSREFSEMDEYLGGKGELKQLSDTIHQKILQTIQSFSDEPIGEEVLVLTHLDIIAVINYLIKLVNGQAEVDDVDHLANRRVRSVGEQLAAQFVIGLARMGKNVREKLNSRDSDKIAPADLINARTVSSVVSSFFATSQLSQFMDQTNPLAEMTNKRRVSALGPGGLTRERAGFEVRDVHYTHYGRLCPIETPEGPNIGLISSLSVYAEINDKGFIQTPYRVVEKGHVTDTVVMLSAEDEENKITVPVSIPIDANNNIAVESVQARTKGDYPLVPSEDVNYMDVSPVQIVSAAAALIPFLEHDDGNRALMGANMQRQAVPLLVSEAPVVGTGMEAKVARDSRSVILGEGPGFVEEVTSEFIKVRYDIDTENNEHMSLLDPDEGLKTYRMIKFKRSNQDTCISQRPIVKNGQKVDKGTVLADSSSTEDGELALGKNVLVAFMPWRGYNFEDAIILSERLVYDDVFTSIHVHEFEANVRDTKRGEEQFTRDIYNVSDEALRNLDENGIVRIGAEVKERDILVGKITPKGESDPTPEEKLLRAIFGDKSSDVKDASMHVPAGMKGIVIKTKLFSRKKKVGMDVKEKLELIDARFERREIELRKSFEKWLRQMLQGKKVKGLTSDKGKVLADEGAAFDDALLAKFSSQPFLESIDFTLGVTGTKKVDEAVIRLVKEFRFKLKDLADERDNEKYKVNVGDELPPGIEELAKVYIAQKRKIQVGDKMAGRHGNKGVVGKILPIEDMPFMADGTPVDIVLNPLGVPSRMNIGQLYETSLGWAAKKLGVKFKTPIFNGATYEEVQAELERAGLPMHGKVRLYDGRTGEQFDDEVTVGYIYMLKLSHLVDDKIHARSTGPYSLITQQPLGGKAQFGGQRFGEMEVWALEAYGAANILREMLTVKSDDVVGRNKTYEAIVKGQNLPEPGIPESFNVLIRELQGLGLEIRIDDRVP, translated from the coding sequence GTGGCTGATGCAACATCAACACCGTCTATTGACTTTTCCAAAATCCAAAGCGTTATAGAGGCTCCTGACCTTTTAAAAGTCCAGCTCGACTCCTTCCATAACTTCATACAGGACAGCGTTCCCCTCGCAAAGCGCAGGGAGCAGGGTCTGGAAAAGGTCCTCAGGAGCGCATTTCCGATTACCGATACCAGAGGCCTTTACCTCCTCGAGTACATCTCCTACAGCTTCGACAAGCCGAAGTACACGGTAGAGGACTGCATCGAGCGCGGGCTGACCTATGATGTGTCGCTGAAGGTAAAGCTGAAGCTTTCCTACAAGGACGAGGCTGACGAGACCGACTGGAAGGAGACCATCCAGCAGGAGGTCTATCTCGGCAGGATTCCCTATATGACCGAACGGGGTACGTTCATCGTAAACGGCGCCGAGCGCGTCGTCGTGGCCCAGCTCCACCGCTCCCCCGGCGTGGTGTTCAGCGAGGCTGTCCACCCGAACGGCAAAAAAATGTATTCGGCCAAGATCGTCCCGACCCGTGGGTCGTGGATCGAGTTCCAGACCGATATCAACAACCAGATTTTCGTCTATATAGACCAGAAGAAGAACTTCCTGGTCACCGCACTGCTTCGCGCCATCGGCTTTACCCGCGACGAGGATATCCTCGGGCTCTTCGATCTTGTCGAAGAGGTCCCTATGAAGGCTGCCAAGCGGGAGCGCCTGGTCGGCCAGTATCTCGCCTCCGACATCGTCGACATGCAGACCGGTGAAGTGGTCAGCGCCCGCACGGCGATCACTGAAGAGGTTTTCGAGCAGATTCAGGCCGCCGGCTACAAGAGCGTGAAGATCATGAAGAGCTTCAATGGCAGCGATAAGGGCCAGGACAAGTCCATCGTCATCAATACGATCCTCAACGACAGCTCGGCCACCGAGGAAGAGGCTCTTGAGATCGTCTATGAAGAGCTCCGTGCCAATGAGGCACCCGATATCGATGCCGCCCGCAGCTTCCTCGAGCGCACCTTCTTCAACCAGAAGAAGTATGATCTCGGCGAAGTCGGCCGCTACCGTATCGGAAAAAAACTCAGCCGAGAGTTCAGTGAGATGGATGAGTACCTTGGTGGAAAAGGCGAGCTGAAGCAGCTCTCCGACACGATCCACCAGAAGATCCTCCAGACCATCCAGTCGTTCTCCGACGAGCCGATCGGTGAAGAGGTTCTGGTACTTACCCACCTTGACATCATCGCCGTCATCAACTACCTCATCAAGCTGGTCAACGGCCAGGCTGAGGTTGATGATGTCGACCACCTGGCCAACCGCCGTGTGCGTTCGGTCGGTGAGCAGCTCGCCGCCCAGTTCGTCATCGGTCTTGCCAGAATGGGCAAGAACGTGCGTGAAAAACTCAACAGCCGCGACTCCGACAAGATCGCCCCTGCTGACCTCATCAACGCCCGTACGGTCTCCAGCGTGGTCTCGAGCTTCTTTGCCACGAGCCAGCTTTCGCAGTTCATGGACCAGACCAACCCTCTGGCCGAGATGACCAACAAGCGCAGGGTTTCGGCGCTTGGACCTGGCGGCCTTACCCGCGAGCGGGCTGGCTTCGAGGTTCGCGACGTCCACTACACCCACTACGGCAGGCTCTGTCCGATTGAAACCCCAGAAGGCCCGAACATCGGTCTTATCTCGTCGCTCTCGGTCTATGCCGAAATCAACGACAAGGGCTTCATCCAGACCCCCTACCGCGTCGTCGAGAAGGGTCACGTCACCGATACGGTCGTGATGCTCTCTGCCGAGGACGAGGAGAACAAGATCACCGTTCCGGTCAGCATCCCGATTGATGCGAACAATAATATCGCAGTCGAATCCGTGCAGGCCAGGACCAAGGGCGACTATCCGCTCGTTCCGTCCGAGGATGTCAACTACATGGACGTTTCCCCCGTCCAGATCGTCAGCGCAGCCGCTGCCCTCATCCCGTTCCTCGAGCACGATGATGGTAACCGTGCCCTCATGGGTGCCAACATGCAGCGCCAGGCAGTGCCGCTCCTCGTTTCCGAGGCCCCGGTAGTCGGCACCGGCATGGAGGCCAAGGTCGCACGCGACTCCCGCTCGGTCATTCTCGGTGAAGGTCCCGGATTTGTCGAAGAGGTTACCTCTGAGTTCATAAAGGTCCGCTACGACATCGATACCGAAAATAACGAGCATATGTCGCTGCTTGATCCGGACGAAGGTCTGAAAACCTACCGGATGATCAAGTTCAAGCGCTCCAACCAGGATACCTGCATTTCTCAGCGGCCGATTGTCAAGAACGGTCAGAAGGTCGATAAAGGTACCGTGCTTGCTGACAGCTCCTCAACGGAGGATGGCGAGCTCGCACTCGGAAAGAACGTTCTTGTGGCCTTCATGCCGTGGCGCGGATACAACTTTGAGGATGCCATCATCCTCAGCGAACGCCTCGTCTACGACGATGTGTTCACCTCCATCCATGTCCACGAGTTCGAAGCCAACGTCCGCGACACCAAGCGCGGCGAAGAGCAGTTTACCCGCGACATCTACAACGTCAGCGACGAAGCGCTGCGTAACCTTGATGAAAACGGCATCGTGCGCATCGGCGCCGAGGTCAAGGAACGCGACATCCTCGTTGGAAAGATCACGCCGAAAGGCGAGAGCGATCCGACGCCGGAAGAGAAGCTTCTGCGTGCCATCTTCGGCGACAAGTCGAGCGATGTGAAAGACGCATCCATGCATGTGCCCGCAGGCATGAAGGGCATCGTCATCAAGACGAAGCTGTTCAGCCGCAAGAAAAAGGTTGGCATGGACGTGAAGGAAAAACTTGAACTCATCGATGCCCGTTTCGAGCGCCGTGAGATCGAGCTGCGCAAGAGCTTTGAGAAATGGCTCCGCCAGATGCTCCAGGGCAAGAAAGTAAAGGGACTCACGAGCGACAAGGGCAAAGTCCTTGCCGATGAGGGAGCGGCGTTTGACGATGCACTCCTTGCGAAGTTCTCGAGCCAGCCGTTCCTTGAGTCCATCGACTTCACTCTCGGCGTTACCGGAACGAAGAAGGTTGATGAAGCCGTTATACGCCTTGTCAAAGAGTTCCGCTTCAAGCTGAAGGATCTCGCTGACGAACGCGACAATGAAAAGTACAAGGTCAACGTCGGCGACGAGCTGCCCCCCGGAATCGAGGAGCTGGCTAAAGTCTACATTGCCCAGAAACGCAAGATCCAGGTCGGTGACAAGATGGCCGGCCGCCACGGAAACAAAGGTGTGGTCGGCAAGATTCTTCCTATCGAGGACATGCCCTTCATGGCAGACGGCACCCCGGTAGACATCGTGCTCAACCCGCTCGGTGTGCCGAGCCGTATGAACATCGGTCAGCTGTATGAAACATCCCTCGGCTGGGCTGCCAAGAAACTCGGCGTCAAGTTCAAGACCCCGATCTTCAACGGCGCTACCTACGAAGAGGTCCAGGCCGAGCTGGAACGGGCAGGACTGCCCATGCATGGCAAGGTCCGTCTCTACGATGGCCGTACCGGCGAGCAGTTCGACGATGAGGTCACGGTGGGTTACATCTATATGCTGAAACTCAGCCATCTTGTCGACGACAAGATCCACGCACGCTCAACCGGTCCATACTCACTCATCACCCAGCAGCCGCTCGGTGGCAAGGCGCAGTTCGGTGGACAGCGGTTCGGTGAAATGGAGGTCTGGGCGCTCGAAGCATACGGTGCCGCAAACATCCTCCGTGAGATGCTGACGGTGAAATCCGACGATGTGGTCGGCCGTAACAAGACCTATGAGGCCATCGTGAAGGGCCAGAACCTTCCCGAGCCGGGCATCCCGGAATCGTTCAATGTGCTTATCAGAGAACTTCAGGGCCTCGGCCTTGAGATTCGCATCGACGACAGGGTACCTTAG